The genomic DNA GGCGCGGCGCCGACCTCGACGACGAGCCCGTCACCGGCGCGCTCGATCGAGCGCGCCGGGCACCCGAGGGTCACCGACAGCCCGGCCGCCGTGACGATCTCCTGCGGAATCGTGCCGATGCCGCCGGCCAGGGTGGCGAACACCGGCGCGTCGGAGCGTGGCTGCGCCGCGCGGGCGGCGCGGGCCGCGGACAGCACGTCGGTGCCTCCGTCGAGGGCGGCGCGCAGGGCCGGGATGGTCGCCGCCAGGGACAGCGACTCGGCGCGCCCGGCGTACACCCCGGCGAGCAGCGGCTCGACCAGCCGGTCGACGACCTCGTGACCCAGCTGGCCGCCGATCGCGTCGGCGACCGACACGTCACCGCGCAGCGGGGTACGCGCGGGACGGCGCAGCCGGGCGAGGCCCTCGTCGCTGAGCAGACCGGTGCGCGCCACCGCCTCGATGTCGGTCGGCACCCCCATGAGCGTGTCCTGCGGGACCGGCACCTGTCGGCCGCCGCTGGTGATCCGCGCGTCGGACACGCCGGGATACCGCAGCCGGTCGGAAAGGCCGAGCTCGTCGATGAGGGCGAGGCCCTCCGGGCGCCGGGCGATGACGGCCTCGGCGCCGACGTCGATGGTGGTGCCCGCGAGCTCGCCGGTGCGCAGCTTCCCGCCCACCTGCGGCGCGACGTCGACGACCTCAACATGCAGCCCCGGCCGCGCGGCCCGCAGCCGCATCGCCGTGACGAGCCCGGCGATGCCGGCCCCGATCACCAGAACGTCGCAGTCGGACGGCGGCGTCGGAACGGTGCGCGCAGCCTGGTACGTCGTCACAGGCCTCAGCCCTCCGACACCCGATGCACGAGGTCGACCACGCGGGTCAGCACGTCGGGGTCGGTGCTCGGCAGGACGCCGTGCCCGAGGTTGAAGATGTGGCCCGGAGCAGCCTGTCCCTCGGCCAGGATCCGGCGCACCTCCCGCTCGATCACCGGCCAGTCGGCGAACAGGACGGCCGGGTCCAGGTTGCCCTGCACGGCGTACGACGGGCCCAGCTCGCGGGTCGCCTGGTCGAGCGGGGTGCGCCAGTCGACGCCGACGACGTCCGCGCCGGCCGCGCCCATCGACGGCAGCAGCAGGCTGGTGCCGACACCGAAGTGGATCTTCGGGACGGCGTCCCCGATCGCCTCGAAGATGCGCGTCGAGTGCGGCAGCACCGACGTCTCGTAGGTGGCCTTCGACAGCGCGCCGGCCCACGAGTCGAACAGCTGCACGGCACTGGCGCCGGCGTCGATCTGGACCTGCAGGAACGTCGTGGAGATCTCGGCCAGCCGTCCGAGCAGCGCGTCCCATACGTCCGGCTGCGAGAGCATGAAGGCCTTCGTCAGCTCGTGGTTGCGCGAGGGGCCGCCCTCGATGAGGTACGACGCGAGGGTGAACGGCGCGCCGGCGAACCCGATGAGCGGCGTCTCGCCGAGCTCCGCGGTGATGATCGCGACCGCCTCGTCGATGAAGCCGACGGCGTCGCGGGTCATCTCGGGGATGCGCTCGACGTCCGCGAGCGTGCGCACCGGCTCGGCGACCACGGGGCCGATGCCCGGCTTGATGTCCAGGTCCACGCCGATCGCCTTCAGCGGCAGCACGATGTCCGAGAACAGGATCGCGGCGTCGACGCCGTGCCGGCGCACCGGCTGCAGGGTGATCTCGGCGACCAGGTCCGGGCGCATGCA from Cumulibacter manganitolerans includes the following:
- a CDS encoding FAD-dependent oxidoreductase — protein: MTTYQAARTVPTPPSDCDVLVIGAGIAGLVTAMRLRAARPGLHVEVVDVAPQVGGKLRTGELAGTTIDVGAEAVIARRPEGLALIDELGLSDRLRYPGVSDARITSGGRQVPVPQDTLMGVPTDIEAVARTGLLSDEGLARLRRPARTPLRGDVSVADAIGGQLGHEVVDRLVEPLLAGVYAGRAESLSLAATIPALRAALDGGTDVLSAARAARAAQPRSDAPVFATLAGGIGTIPQEIVTAAGLSVTLGCPARSIERAGDGLVVEVGAAP
- the hemE gene encoding uroporphyrinogen decarboxylase, giving the protein MTEKIQARTAASPLVVAAQGGRPSRTPVWFMRQAGRSLPEYRKLREGIAMLDSCMRPDLVAEITLQPVRRHGVDAAILFSDIVLPLKAIGVDLDIKPGIGPVVAEPVRTLADVERIPEMTRDAVGFIDEAVAIITAELGETPLIGFAGAPFTLASYLIEGGPSRNHELTKAFMLSQPDVWDALLGRLAEISTTFLQVQIDAGASAVQLFDSWAGALSKATYETSVLPHSTRIFEAIGDAVPKIHFGVGTSLLLPSMGAAGADVVGVDWRTPLDQATRELGPSYAVQGNLDPAVLFADWPVIEREVRRILAEGQAAPGHIFNLGHGVLPSTDPDVLTRVVDLVHRVSEG